In Amycolatopsis sp. EV170708-02-1, the following are encoded in one genomic region:
- a CDS encoding DUF742 domain-containing protein — protein MAQEATIPSIPAARRPPRQERKRTRVRPYVRTGGRTQSKRNFAIEAMISVRHDAPWTAPGFSVEFHSVRSLCRRPTSVAEVAASLCVPLGVAKVLLGDMAELGLVTVHETQAEFDGHPALALMERVLQGLRRL, from the coding sequence ATGGCACAGGAAGCGACCATCCCCAGCATCCCGGCCGCCCGGCGACCGCCGCGCCAGGAACGGAAACGCACGCGCGTCCGCCCGTACGTCCGCACGGGCGGACGCACCCAGTCCAAGCGGAACTTCGCGATCGAAGCGATGATTTCCGTCCGGCACGACGCACCGTGGACGGCGCCGGGATTCAGCGTCGAATTCCATTCCGTGAGATCGCTGTGCCGTCGTCCCACTTCCGTCGCCGAAGTAGCCGCGTCCTTATGCGTTCCACTCGGCGTTGCAAAGGTCCTTTTGGGTGATATGGCCGAACTCGGTTTGGTCACCGTTCATGAAACGCAGGCTGAATTCGACGGTCATCCGGCACTCGCCTTGATGGAACGCGTCCTGCAGGGATTGCGTCGCCTGTGA
- a CDS encoding CAP domain-containing protein codes for MIASASYLMVTDRFQGTALSNLSLSVPDTKGRPGDALAKPPAYFGQTSSPAPEGSAPGSAAPTSSSAAPTSSSAPPSSSSAPAEPPAQPSEAPKPTPSKAPEPPRSQDSSLAGQVIDLVNAERADAGCSPVSNESHLAAAAQGHSDDMSARNYFSHTTPEGVTFDQRIRAAGYDKPGAENIAKGQSSAAKVMDAWMNSEGHRANILNCKLKKIGVGVNIKGMYWTQNFGY; via the coding sequence GTGATCGCCAGCGCGAGCTACCTGATGGTGACCGATCGGTTCCAGGGCACCGCGCTGAGCAATCTCTCACTCAGCGTCCCCGACACCAAGGGCAGACCCGGCGACGCCCTCGCGAAACCGCCCGCCTACTTCGGCCAGACGTCTTCCCCGGCGCCGGAGGGCTCCGCACCCGGTTCGGCCGCTCCGACGTCGTCTTCGGCGGCTCCCACGTCGTCCTCCGCTCCGCCCAGCTCGTCCTCCGCCCCGGCCGAGCCGCCCGCTCAGCCTTCCGAGGCCCCCAAGCCCACTCCGAGCAAGGCCCCGGAACCGCCCCGCTCGCAGGACAGCTCGCTCGCCGGGCAGGTCATCGACCTCGTCAACGCCGAGCGCGCCGACGCGGGCTGCTCGCCGGTGAGCAACGAGTCGCATCTCGCCGCTGCCGCGCAGGGCCACAGCGACGACATGTCCGCGCGGAACTACTTCTCGCACACCACGCCGGAAGGCGTCACGTTCGACCAGCGCATCCGCGCCGCCGGCTACGACAAGCCCGGCGCCGAGAACATCGCCAAGGGGCAGTCGAGCGCCGCCAAGGTGATGGACGCCTGGATGAACTCCGAGGGCCACCGCGCGAACATCCTCAACTGCAAGCTGAAGAAGATCGGCGTCGGCGTCAACATCAAGGGCATGTACTGGACGCAGAACTTCGGCTACTGA
- a CDS encoding cation diffusion facilitator family transporter, with protein MSEESGDESTLTVVLAGGVNLAIAVLKLIAGLITGSGAMLSEAAHSVADTITEVLLLTALKRSDRPADRVHPFGYGKERYFWSLLAAVSIFASGAMFALYEGFSTVFGEETEQTDPIVGYVVLAIAFALESVSWFQAVRQVRRDAADSGQKVSVYLRMIDDPAPKTVLFEDSAALIGLLLAFAGIGLHQLTGSHIWDGAASIAIGVLLALVAYMLGRTNRGLLIGRQADPKLVRGVRDHLRNAPEIEAVVDLQTMLMGTDQVLVCARVDFDDSLGAAEVERACVRMATELTRTFGDVTEVFIEPVPRTDAELRAAVLARYGDIAERWAKDQ; from the coding sequence GTGAGTGAAGAATCCGGTGACGAAAGCACCCTGACCGTGGTGCTGGCGGGTGGGGTCAACCTCGCCATCGCCGTGCTGAAACTGATCGCCGGGCTCATCACCGGCTCCGGCGCGATGCTGTCGGAAGCCGCGCACTCGGTGGCCGACACGATCACCGAGGTCCTCCTGCTGACCGCGCTGAAACGTTCGGACCGGCCCGCCGACCGCGTCCATCCCTTCGGCTACGGCAAGGAGCGGTACTTCTGGTCGCTGCTCGCGGCGGTGTCGATCTTCGCCTCCGGCGCGATGTTCGCGCTCTACGAAGGCTTTTCGACGGTCTTCGGCGAGGAGACCGAACAGACCGATCCGATCGTCGGCTACGTCGTCCTCGCGATCGCGTTCGCCCTCGAATCCGTCTCCTGGTTCCAGGCCGTCCGGCAGGTGCGCCGCGACGCCGCCGACTCGGGCCAGAAGGTCTCGGTGTATCTGCGGATGATCGACGACCCGGCGCCGAAGACCGTCCTGTTCGAAGACTCGGCCGCGCTGATCGGCCTGCTGCTCGCGTTCGCCGGGATCGGGCTGCACCAGCTCACCGGATCGCATATCTGGGACGGCGCGGCGTCGATCGCGATCGGTGTCCTGCTGGCGCTGGTCGCCTACATGCTCGGCCGGACCAACCGCGGCCTGCTGATCGGCAGGCAGGCGGACCCCAAGCTGGTGCGCGGGGTGCGGGACCACCTGCGGAACGCGCCGGAGATCGAGGCCGTCGTCGACCTCCAGACCATGTTGATGGGCACCGATCAGGTGCTCGTCTGTGCCCGCGTCGACTTCGACGATTCACTCGGCGCCGCGGAGGTCGAACGCGCCTGCGTGCGGATGGCGACCGAGCTGACCCGGACGTTCGGCGACGTCACCGAGGTGTTCATCGAACCGGTCCCGCGCACGGACGCCGAACTGCGCGCGGCCGTGCTGGCCCGCTACGGCGACATCGCCGAACGCTGGGCCAAGGATCAGTAG